One genomic segment of Streptomyces sp. NBC_00239 includes these proteins:
- a CDS encoding tetratricopeptide repeat protein, whose product MTERRSPNTALADVIAEAGCTYEVLARDVRTVAAESGVTLHTSRSAVHSWVMGGTPSGQTRSYIAEALTRRMKRKVTHAEIGLGCAGIGEALGSDPLANATDLGRFVMLRRRNFLNAAFATAAVALPLGYDHQAVAATLRAAERGGAVGTEEVATVRELTETFRSMDERLGGGHGLTMVTAYLTDTVVPMLEGRFPSEPVRRSAFGAAATLACLVGWKHHDLGREGAAQRYYLLGFQLACESDPYGHAAWMMRALTHQALDLGHPQACIGLAEEALQRATGKVDRQTEALLLVTCARAYGAGGQSGKAAAALLSAEDAMLTAGDPVPGYAAASGPVAATVASHTGKTLTEMRDHRAAEKHYRAALKGRTPGTYQRVHGLTMVNIGRSVAAQQRHEEAVAVWGRSLDFMDGLVSDRTVKEIRAIQSTAASYRTRRIPGAGALHERAVDLLRAQA is encoded by the coding sequence TTGACGGAGCGCCGTAGTCCGAACACCGCGCTGGCGGACGTCATCGCCGAGGCCGGATGCACCTACGAGGTCCTGGCCAGGGACGTCCGTACGGTGGCCGCTGAGTCCGGGGTGACGCTGCATACCTCCCGCTCGGCCGTTCACTCCTGGGTCATGGGCGGTACACCAAGCGGTCAGACCCGCTCGTACATCGCCGAAGCCCTCACCAGAAGGATGAAGCGGAAGGTCACGCACGCAGAGATCGGTCTAGGCTGCGCAGGCATCGGCGAGGCCCTGGGGTCCGATCCACTGGCCAACGCCACCGACCTCGGGAGATTTGTGATGCTCCGTCGCAGGAACTTCCTCAACGCCGCGTTCGCCACAGCCGCCGTCGCCCTGCCGCTCGGCTACGACCACCAGGCAGTTGCCGCGACCCTGCGGGCAGCCGAACGCGGCGGCGCCGTCGGCACCGAGGAAGTCGCCACCGTGCGGGAGCTCACCGAGACGTTCCGGAGCATGGATGAACGCTTGGGCGGCGGCCACGGCCTGACGATGGTGACCGCCTACCTCACCGACACCGTGGTCCCCATGCTGGAGGGCCGCTTCCCCTCGGAGCCGGTACGGCGCAGCGCGTTCGGGGCGGCGGCGACTCTGGCGTGCTTGGTGGGCTGGAAGCACCACGACTTGGGCCGCGAGGGCGCTGCCCAGCGCTACTACCTCCTCGGCTTCCAGCTGGCCTGCGAGTCAGACCCGTACGGGCACGCCGCGTGGATGATGCGGGCTCTGACCCACCAGGCACTCGACCTCGGTCACCCGCAGGCGTGCATCGGCCTGGCGGAGGAGGCGCTGCAGCGCGCGACGGGCAAGGTCGACCGGCAGACCGAGGCCCTGCTGCTGGTCACCTGCGCCAGGGCGTACGGGGCCGGTGGACAGAGCGGGAAGGCGGCGGCGGCCCTGCTGTCGGCCGAAGACGCGATGCTCACCGCAGGCGACCCGGTGCCTGGCTACGCCGCTGCGTCGGGTCCGGTCGCGGCCACCGTCGCCTCCCACACCGGCAAGACCCTGACCGAAATGCGCGACCACCGGGCTGCCGAGAAGCACTACCGGGCGGCGCTCAAGGGACGGACGCCGGGGACCTATCAGCGGGTTCACGGCCTGACCATGGTCAACATCGGGCGGTCGGTCGCCGCACAGCAGCGGCACGAGGAGGCCGTGGCCGTGTGGGGTCGGTCGCTGGACTTCATGGATGGCCTGGTCTCGGACCGGACCGTGAAGGAAATCAGGGCGATCCAGTCCACGGCTGCCAGCTACCGCACGCGCCGTATTCCCGGAGCCGGGGCCTTGCACGAACGCGCCGTCGACCTGCTGCGAGCCCAGGCATGA
- a CDS encoding dsDNA nuclease domain-containing protein — MAVEAEAAEDAESDEGFVHPIFRVAPQEDSGSDTLGNYRYQAEVAAQICVALLTQESVESVVCEWHEDFVVSYAGGSVELVSVKHRGKRRNPWNVADLCKDGGLAHLFDRWRACDGRSNVRLRLATNAGLTTGKGGATTLKAMCGPDPRITLGVDDMASAVAQYLLKVRWKQPYATIPEVPQVSRLADIAIPDGFTDLVKLFFAALHIDDELPSRRHITDVNLQSLLIPAIATLQREHVDVEATYRALIERIEQSNRDESDRGQLAVYIADPTRVLHSVQIQQRIARRRLTKATVLDTFVSSRSIVPTFARGQLPIVAPGGGNLRKKMARGHVPADEAAHAERLRSAWYVAWSQHRSGLAGDTTELANASYEVLDTVFACREQAEEEAPDGAPYGRRMNQLMTRLLTPDLLGAGLPFPVNGRHLRGLAYQLCDDCDFYFSDVFDPSEEEAS, encoded by the coding sequence GTGGCAGTTGAGGCTGAGGCGGCAGAGGACGCAGAGTCTGATGAAGGGTTCGTGCACCCGATCTTCCGCGTGGCACCTCAGGAGGACAGCGGGTCGGACACCCTGGGCAACTACCGGTATCAGGCAGAGGTCGCCGCCCAAATATGCGTGGCGCTACTGACACAGGAGTCTGTCGAATCGGTGGTCTGCGAGTGGCACGAAGACTTCGTGGTCTCGTACGCCGGCGGTTCGGTCGAACTCGTATCAGTGAAGCACCGCGGAAAGCGGCGGAACCCCTGGAACGTGGCGGACCTGTGCAAGGACGGAGGTCTGGCGCACCTCTTCGACCGATGGCGTGCGTGCGATGGCCGTAGCAACGTCCGGCTTCGTCTTGCCACGAACGCCGGCCTCACAACAGGCAAGGGGGGCGCTACCACCCTGAAAGCGATGTGCGGGCCCGACCCACGTATCACTCTTGGGGTGGACGACATGGCCAGCGCCGTCGCCCAGTACCTCTTGAAAGTTCGATGGAAGCAGCCCTACGCCACCATCCCCGAAGTCCCCCAGGTTTCGAGGCTCGCCGACATCGCCATCCCGGACGGTTTCACCGACTTGGTGAAGCTCTTCTTCGCCGCGCTGCATATCGACGATGAACTGCCGTCCCGCCGGCACATCACTGACGTCAATCTCCAGAGTCTCCTCATTCCTGCGATCGCGACCCTGCAGCGGGAACACGTGGATGTCGAGGCCACCTATCGCGCACTGATCGAGCGAATCGAGCAGTCGAACCGCGACGAGAGCGATCGCGGACAGCTCGCTGTCTACATCGCCGACCCGACGAGGGTCCTGCACAGCGTGCAGATCCAGCAGCGCATCGCGAGGCGCCGGCTGACCAAGGCCACGGTCCTCGACACGTTCGTCTCCAGCCGTTCCATAGTGCCCACCTTCGCCCGCGGCCAGCTGCCGATCGTCGCTCCGGGTGGGGGCAACCTGCGCAAGAAGATGGCCCGCGGGCATGTTCCGGCGGATGAGGCTGCCCACGCCGAACGCCTTCGATCAGCCTGGTATGTCGCCTGGTCCCAGCACCGGTCGGGATTGGCGGGAGACACCACGGAGCTGGCCAACGCGAGCTACGAGGTCTTGGACACCGTCTTCGCCTGCCGCGAGCAGGCCGAAGAGGAAGCGCCCGACGGCGCACCCTACGGGCGCCGCATGAACCAGCTGATGACGCGGCTCCTGACACCAGACCTACTTGGTGCCGGGCTTCCGTTTCCCGTCAACGGGCGTCATCTGCGGGGCTTGGCCTACCAGCTCTGTGACGACTGCGACTTCTACTTCTCCGACGTGTTCGACCCCTCTGAGGAGGAGGCGTCGTGA
- a CDS encoding lantibiotic dehydratase, whose amino-acid sequence MARGARLYRHTQALMVRATTHPVTGVPAPDVDLSGPGGPERGRAWLATVWEHPQARQALEAASPVLAAQTTALLTAPVPYGKEVRRLVHSTAAYLLRWQGRATPFGHFAGVAPARTGPTPQALWGSGHRAVLRPDAAWLGAVTDQLAAHAGIRERLLVVANPAACVRGGRIVGPGRTPADGLAPLEVSVAANGPVSTALAAATAPASFPDVAKAVAADYPHAGNESIHGLLVQLLEHGVLLSVLDAMATAADPLAQLRTLTDPTVTPGPLLAPTAEVTGSTSPSWPDTVLDAQVTIPAGVLSEAESAASVLARLSPYPFGNPAWRDFHQRFRQTYGAGAAVPVVELVGDGGLGFPPGFLGADRPAPARMLSARDEAFLALAQQAVLDGAREVDLTEPLLASLAVVDADELVLPPSVELAFQLYADDADSVRRGRFELWLTSAARPSSSMAGRFADLLPEQDADALAAALAGPDGPLPAQLVFPARRRRSSNVIRTPRLLEHTISLGWPEPGPGSIPLDDLAVTCDAHHLYLIRATTGQVLEPRVLHALEPRVQTSPLARFLAEVAGARRTVWRLPDWGAASRLPFLPRLRHGRTVLAPARWLLAASALPGPAAARSEWEEAFARWRNRQRVPAQVVLAETEMRLPLDLDVPLHRELLRARLDRAGEVEVREAPSPAAGSTSPSAGGFMGRAHEFLTVLHATTPTPTPVGPAVPAAIPQMPGVSRMVCAHLHGHPARQDEILTEHLPRLLDGWSPAPGWWFTRHHDASRPDRDRPLVLTLHLDGAAAYGQAAERLGTWAEELRSLHRASRLDLVSYRPQDGRYGHGAAREAAERVFAADSAAALAQIAYAARTDLPAQAVTAASLLDLATAFAPCPADGWAWLAATLPRESGPVDAALTRHTSALTAPGAVWRDDPDASAVAGAWAARADALAAYRDTLAEQRDPMTVLRSLLHLHHVRALGGGPDAERVTHRLARTAALPHTHRRKARP is encoded by the coding sequence ATGGCGCGCGGAGCACGGCTGTACCGGCACACGCAGGCCCTGATGGTGCGGGCCACCACGCACCCCGTCACGGGCGTTCCCGCGCCCGACGTGGACCTGTCCGGGCCCGGCGGGCCCGAACGCGGCCGGGCCTGGCTGGCGACCGTCTGGGAGCATCCCCAGGCCCGGCAGGCGCTGGAGGCCGCAAGCCCTGTCCTGGCCGCGCAGACCACGGCCCTGCTCACCGCTCCCGTGCCGTACGGGAAGGAGGTTCGGCGGCTGGTGCATTCCACCGCCGCCTACCTGCTGCGCTGGCAGGGACGGGCCACCCCGTTCGGGCACTTCGCCGGAGTCGCGCCCGCCCGCACCGGGCCCACCCCGCAGGCCCTGTGGGGTAGCGGGCACCGGGCCGTGCTGCGACCGGACGCCGCCTGGCTGGGCGCCGTGACCGACCAGCTCGCCGCACACGCCGGCATCCGCGAACGCCTGCTCGTCGTGGCGAACCCGGCCGCGTGTGTCCGGGGAGGCCGGATCGTGGGGCCCGGCCGTACGCCCGCCGACGGCCTCGCGCCGTTGGAGGTGTCCGTGGCGGCCAACGGGCCCGTCAGTACCGCCCTGGCCGCCGCCACCGCCCCCGCCTCGTTCCCGGACGTCGCCAAGGCCGTCGCCGCCGACTACCCGCACGCCGGCAACGAAAGCATCCACGGCCTCCTCGTCCAGCTCTTGGAGCATGGCGTGCTGCTGTCCGTCCTGGATGCCATGGCCACGGCCGCCGACCCGCTCGCCCAGCTCCGTACCCTCACCGACCCCACCGTCACGCCCGGTCCTCTCCTGGCCCCCACCGCGGAGGTGACGGGCAGCACCTCGCCGTCTTGGCCGGACACGGTCCTCGACGCCCAGGTCACCATTCCCGCCGGCGTGCTGTCCGAGGCCGAGTCGGCGGCGTCGGTGCTGGCCCGGCTCTCGCCGTACCCGTTCGGGAATCCGGCCTGGCGTGACTTCCACCAGCGATTCCGTCAGACGTACGGGGCCGGTGCTGCCGTGCCCGTCGTGGAGTTGGTGGGGGATGGGGGGCTCGGCTTCCCGCCCGGGTTCCTGGGGGCTGACCGCCCGGCACCGGCCCGGATGCTGTCCGCCCGTGACGAAGCGTTCCTCGCGCTCGCCCAGCAGGCCGTCCTCGACGGGGCCCGCGAGGTGGACCTCACCGAACCCCTGCTCGCCTCGCTGGCCGTGGTCGACGCCGACGAGCTGGTGCTGCCGCCCTCGGTGGAGCTTGCCTTCCAGCTCTACGCCGACGATGCGGACTCCGTGCGGCGGGGCCGGTTCGAGCTGTGGCTGACCTCAGCGGCCCGGCCCTCGTCGTCCATGGCCGGACGGTTCGCCGACCTCCTGCCCGAGCAGGATGCCGACGCACTCGCCGCCGCCCTGGCGGGCCCGGACGGGCCGCTGCCCGCCCAGCTTGTCTTCCCGGCCCGCAGACGGCGCAGCTCCAACGTCATCCGGACCCCGCGCCTGCTGGAGCACACAATCTCCCTCGGCTGGCCCGAACCCGGGCCCGGCAGCATCCCGCTCGATGATCTCGCCGTCACCTGCGACGCCCACCACCTGTACCTGATCCGCGCCACCACCGGACAAGTCCTGGAGCCCCGCGTGCTGCACGCGCTGGAGCCGCGCGTACAGACGTCGCCGCTGGCCCGGTTCCTCGCCGAAGTCGCAGGCGCCCGCCGTACCGTCTGGCGGCTGCCCGACTGGGGCGCCGCCTCCCGTCTCCCGTTCCTGCCGCGGCTCCGCCACGGCCGGACCGTCCTGGCCCCGGCCCGCTGGCTGCTGGCCGCAAGCGCCTTACCCGGCCCGGCCGCCGCGCGCTCCGAGTGGGAGGAGGCATTCGCCCGGTGGCGGAACCGGCAGCGCGTCCCGGCACAGGTGGTCCTGGCCGAGACCGAGATGCGACTGCCCCTCGATCTGGACGTGCCGCTACACCGCGAACTCCTCCGGGCCCGCCTGGATCGGGCCGGGGAGGTGGAAGTGCGTGAAGCACCTTCGCCGGCCGCAGGCTCCACGTCACCTTCCGCGGGCGGGTTCATGGGCCGCGCCCACGAGTTCCTGACCGTCCTGCACGCCACCACCCCCACCCCCACCCCCGTCGGGCCCGCCGTCCCAGCGGCCATACCGCAGATGCCGGGTGTCTCCCGCATGGTGTGCGCGCACCTGCACGGGCACCCCGCCCGGCAGGACGAGATCCTGACCGAGCACCTGCCCCGCCTGCTCGACGGATGGAGCCCGGCCCCGGGCTGGTGGTTCACCCGCCACCACGACGCCTCCCGCCCCGACCGCGACCGACCCCTGGTCCTCACCCTCCACCTGGACGGCGCCGCCGCTTATGGGCAGGCCGCCGAACGGCTCGGTACCTGGGCCGAAGAGCTGCGAAGCCTCCATCGCGCCTCCCGACTGGACCTGGTCTCCTACCGGCCGCAGGACGGCCGCTACGGGCACGGGGCGGCCCGCGAGGCCGCCGAGAGGGTGTTCGCCGCCGACAGCGCGGCCGCGCTCGCACAGATCGCGTACGCGGCCCGTACCGACCTTCCGGCCCAAGCGGTCACCGCCGCTTCGCTCCTCGACCTCGCAACCGCGTTCGCCCCCTGTCCGGCCGACGGCTGGGCGTGGCTCGCCGCAACCCTGCCGCGCGAGAGCGGACCCGTCGATGCCGCCCTGACCCGGCACACAAGCGCCCTCACCGCCCCCGGCGCCGTGTGGCGCGACGACCCGGACGCCTCCGCTGTGGCCGGGGCGTGGGCGGCCCGTGCCGACGCCCTCGCCGCCTACCGGGACACCCTTGCCGAGCAGCGGGACCCGATGACCGTGCTCCGCTCCCTCCTCCACCTCCACCACGTTCGCGCCCTGGGAGGCGGCCCGGACGCCGAGCGGGTCACCCATCGCCTCGCCCGCACCGCAGCCCTCCCGCACACCCACCGCCGCAAGGCCCGCCCGTGA
- a CDS encoding glycosyltransferase family 2 protein — translation MNRVRTGPPTVGVVIITMGDREAELRALLESVAAQEGEPATVVVLGQGAKLPALPDPVAAVELPENLGIPGGRNAGVRWLREHGGADIVLVLDDDGLLPRTDTLHLVREAFTANPKLGIVGFRIADENGVSQRRHVPRLGGADPLISGPVTTFLGGAHAIRMDVIDQVGDFPDKFFYAHEETDFAWRALDAGWEIDYRADLVLAHPRTPASRHAVYYRNTGRNRVWLAKRHLPAVLVPVYLATWAAYTLAQRPPLAGLKSWWAGFFEGVRVPCPPRRPMRWRTVWRMTRLGRPPVI, via the coding sequence ATGAACCGCGTCCGGACCGGTCCGCCGACGGTCGGCGTCGTGATCATCACCATGGGAGATCGGGAGGCTGAACTCCGTGCTCTCCTCGAGTCGGTGGCAGCCCAGGAAGGCGAGCCCGCCACGGTCGTCGTGCTCGGGCAGGGAGCGAAGCTCCCCGCGCTGCCGGACCCGGTGGCGGCCGTCGAACTGCCGGAGAACCTGGGAATCCCCGGCGGCCGGAACGCCGGGGTGCGGTGGCTGCGCGAACACGGCGGCGCTGACATCGTCCTCGTCCTCGACGACGACGGCCTCCTCCCTCGAACCGACACCCTCCACCTGGTCCGGGAAGCGTTCACGGCGAATCCGAAGCTGGGGATCGTGGGGTTCCGCATCGCCGACGAGAACGGCGTCTCCCAGCGCAGGCACGTCCCCCGCCTCGGGGGCGCCGACCCGCTCATCTCTGGGCCGGTCACGACGTTCCTGGGCGGCGCCCACGCCATCCGCATGGACGTCATCGACCAGGTCGGTGACTTCCCCGACAAGTTCTTCTACGCCCATGAGGAGACCGACTTCGCCTGGCGGGCCCTGGATGCCGGGTGGGAGATCGACTACCGGGCCGACCTGGTCCTGGCCCACCCCCGTACCCCGGCCTCCCGGCACGCGGTCTACTACCGCAACACCGGCCGCAACCGGGTCTGGCTCGCAAAGCGGCACTTGCCCGCCGTCCTCGTCCCGGTCTACCTCGCCACCTGGGCCGCGTACACGCTGGCCCAGCGGCCGCCGCTGGCCGGGTTGAAGTCGTGGTGGGCTGGATTCTTCGAGGGAGTGCGGGTGCCGTGCCCACCCCGGCGTCCGATGCGGTGGCGGACGGTGTGGCGCATGACCCGACTCGGCCGACCCCCGGTGATCTGA
- a CDS encoding FxLD family lanthipeptide: MTKQIATAITGLSTEFNLDVRVVEAGAPVASLLRSTDDGCGSTCSNGSTACASSVNDPS; the protein is encoded by the coding sequence ATGACGAAGCAGATCGCCACGGCCATCACCGGCCTGAGCACCGAATTCAACCTGGACGTGCGCGTGGTCGAGGCCGGGGCGCCCGTCGCGAGCCTCCTGCGCAGCACCGACGACGGCTGCGGCTCGACCTGCTCCAACGGCTCCACCGCGTGCGCGTCCTCCGTCAACGACCCCTCCTGA
- a CDS encoding phosphotransferase yields the protein MNTTVSPDNVFAYADEQIAQAAAALWPDGPVVVGPHIPSVTGYVRRVEAAGRPLFAKVSLLGVSLASVLRGTHGDWAEVRAKQAAYLSSPGALLEREAAQYGALAGAGLGTATVAGLVSGVLFTEPVDGVTLGEILAKDPHRTFDVLAGVAEELGALQKPAVAALVEGAAIRERSVQGTFARKFNGISGDTYVSLTGPSAPVLGAVVARLRKMRLSGPYGSGIVYGDLKPEHVVFPDGPERRPTFIDPGLALGHPASDVAKLVSRMVLGLIVQPPAGPGATAVLQGIGQFTDLATYRLTPAERAAWLRQLVVLWLMDTVNIFTTYLTAPTGLPLPESARTLIAQAPAVCTFLDRVSALLAAVSMDGRTVWRLALDHAATAAGR from the coding sequence GTGAACACCACCGTCAGCCCGGACAACGTCTTCGCCTATGCGGACGAGCAGATCGCCCAGGCCGCCGCCGCCCTGTGGCCGGACGGCCCGGTGGTGGTCGGCCCGCACATCCCGTCGGTGACCGGGTACGTCCGCCGGGTGGAGGCTGCCGGGCGGCCGCTGTTCGCGAAGGTGTCCCTGCTGGGGGTGTCGCTGGCGTCGGTGCTGCGCGGCACGCACGGGGACTGGGCGGAGGTGAGGGCCAAACAGGCCGCGTACTTATCGTCGCCCGGCGCGCTGCTGGAGCGGGAGGCCGCCCAGTACGGGGCACTGGCCGGAGCCGGACTCGGGACGGCGACGGTGGCCGGGCTGGTCAGCGGGGTGCTGTTCACCGAACCCGTGGACGGTGTGACGCTCGGCGAAATCCTGGCGAAGGACCCGCACCGCACGTTCGACGTTTTGGCGGGTGTGGCGGAGGAGCTGGGCGCACTCCAGAAGCCTGCGGTGGCCGCGCTGGTGGAGGGTGCTGCGATCCGGGAGCGGTCCGTCCAGGGCACGTTCGCCCGCAAGTTCAACGGGATCTCCGGGGACACGTACGTGTCACTGACCGGGCCGTCTGCGCCGGTACTGGGGGCCGTCGTGGCACGGCTGCGGAAGATGCGGCTGTCCGGCCCCTACGGCAGCGGGATCGTCTACGGCGACTTGAAGCCGGAGCACGTCGTCTTCCCGGACGGGCCGGAGCGGCGGCCGACGTTCATCGACCCGGGCCTGGCCTTGGGCCACCCGGCATCCGACGTCGCCAAGCTCGTTTCCCGCATGGTCCTCGGGCTCATCGTCCAGCCGCCGGCCGGGCCCGGCGCCACCGCAGTCCTCCAGGGCATCGGCCAGTTCACCGACCTGGCCACCTACCGGCTGACCCCGGCGGAGCGGGCGGCGTGGCTGAGGCAGCTGGTCGTCCTGTGGCTGATGGACACCGTCAACATCTTCACCACCTACCTGACCGCCCCCACCGGCCTGCCCCTGCCGGAGTCGGCCCGCACGCTGATCGCCCAGGCCCCCGCCGTGTGCACGTTCCTCGACCGGGTCTCCGCGCTCCTGGCGGCCGTGTCGATGGACGGCCGCACCGTGTGGCGCCTGGCCCTGGACCACGCGGCAACGGCGGCCGGACGATGA
- a CDS encoding heavy-metal-associated domain-containing protein, producing the protein MSSSCCSPNNTCSSGSAEGTVALEGFRTVYTVAGMTCGHCKATLADAIGAIDGVSNVEVDLASGQVAVTSANALDDQVIAGVVDDAGYEVTGRAA; encoded by the coding sequence ATGTCCTCGTCCTGCTGCTCCCCGAACAACACCTGCTCCTCCGGCTCCGCCGAAGGCACCGTCGCCCTGGAGGGCTTCCGCACCGTCTACACGGTCGCCGGAATGACCTGCGGCCACTGCAAGGCCACCCTCGCCGACGCGATCGGCGCGATCGACGGCGTGAGCAACGTCGAGGTCGACCTCGCCTCTGGTCAGGTCGCCGTGACCAGCGCGAACGCCCTGGACGACCAGGTGATCGCCGGCGTCGTCGACGACGCCGGCTACGAGGTGACCGGCCGCGCGGCCTGA
- the fxlM gene encoding methyltransferase, FxLD system, producing the protein MTDTTDDNATALRQAMASKMVKAGMITSERVEAAFLTVARHRFAPEATPEKAYEVESAVPTKRDQHGIAVSSVSAPRIQAMMLEQAELKPGQDVAEVGSGGCNAALMAELVGDDGVVTTVDIDADVTARARKLLDENGYARVKVHTVDAEGGIPDTGALDRLIVTAGAWDIPPAWTDQLSDGGRLVVPLRMRGLSRSVAFDRDGDRLVSRSAQMCGFVTMQGAGEHQERLLLLRGKEIALRFDEGWPEDPDALNGVFDTERTEVWSAVTVAMSEPFTGLQMWLATALDGFCLMSVDGDLDTGLVAPQNKSACLSLLDGASLAYMTIRRNGDRAEFGAHGYGPDAKAVAQALVEEIRVWDRDHRRSEPVIYAYPATTPETELPTGRVITKRHRRIVISWPPEDQANQSTTAKKEN; encoded by the coding sequence TTGACCGACACGACGGATGACAACGCGACCGCGCTGCGCCAGGCGATGGCCAGCAAGATGGTCAAGGCCGGAATGATCACGAGCGAGCGGGTCGAGGCCGCGTTCCTGACGGTCGCCCGTCACCGGTTCGCGCCCGAAGCGACGCCCGAGAAGGCATACGAGGTGGAGTCGGCGGTCCCCACCAAGAGGGACCAGCACGGCATCGCCGTCAGCTCGGTATCGGCGCCGCGCATTCAAGCCATGATGCTGGAGCAGGCCGAGCTGAAGCCCGGCCAGGACGTGGCCGAAGTCGGATCGGGCGGCTGCAACGCCGCGCTCATGGCCGAACTCGTCGGCGACGACGGGGTGGTCACCACCGTCGACATCGACGCCGACGTCACCGCGCGGGCCCGCAAGCTCCTGGACGAGAACGGCTACGCCCGGGTCAAGGTCCACACCGTCGATGCTGAGGGCGGCATCCCGGACACCGGAGCCCTCGACCGGCTGATCGTCACCGCCGGGGCCTGGGACATCCCGCCCGCCTGGACCGACCAGTTGAGCGACGGCGGGCGCCTCGTCGTCCCGCTGCGGATGCGGGGCCTGAGCCGGTCGGTGGCCTTCGACCGCGACGGCGACCGGCTCGTCTCCCGGTCCGCCCAGATGTGCGGCTTCGTCACGATGCAGGGCGCCGGAGAACACCAGGAACGCCTGCTCCTGCTGCGGGGCAAGGAGATCGCCCTGCGCTTCGACGAGGGCTGGCCCGAGGACCCGGATGCCCTGAACGGGGTGTTCGACACCGAGCGGACCGAAGTCTGGTCCGCGGTCACCGTGGCCATGAGCGAGCCGTTCACCGGCCTGCAAATGTGGCTGGCGACCGCCCTGGACGGCTTCTGCCTCATGTCCGTGGACGGGGACCTGGACACCGGTCTCGTCGCCCCGCAGAACAAGTCGGCCTGCCTGTCCCTCCTCGACGGGGCTTCCCTCGCCTACATGACCATCCGACGCAACGGCGACCGGGCCGAGTTCGGGGCGCACGGCTACGGCCCCGACGCCAAGGCCGTGGCCCAGGCCCTCGTGGAGGAGATCCGCGTCTGGGACCGCGACCACCGCCGCAGCGAGCCGGTGATCTACGCCTACCCCGCCACGACCCCCGAGACCGAGCTGCCCACCGGTCGGGTCATCACCAAGCGGCACCGCCGCATCGTCATCTCCTGGCCCCCCGAGGACCAGGCCAACCAGAGCACCACCGCGAAGAAGGAGAACTGA
- a CDS encoding lactate/malate family dehydrogenase encodes MSTQTGPVGVIGAGAVGQTVAALLVAAGWCEGVLIASGSDRSAAALVTDLQDMAQIVGSPVRAQTAQPADMRGCAAVVVAPRAKFTNTATADVRMAGLEANAPLIAALARSLTGYEGTAVVVTNPVDPLTWLFARASGAARVYGVGSATDTARYRLALAAELAVPVGSVSGHVIGEHGDAAVLCTSTTRVDGHHVRVPVRAVRAELGARPRRINAGIGRGRCGPAGAVLHALTHALGLKDGPVELSVDHDGAQLGLPVHFTAGRPAVRLPRLDPAERRLLAAADHKIHLACKTISHHFEGAR; translated from the coding sequence ATGAGCACGCAAACGGGCCCGGTCGGGGTCATCGGGGCCGGGGCCGTCGGCCAGACCGTCGCCGCCCTCCTGGTGGCCGCCGGATGGTGCGAGGGAGTCCTGATCGCCTCCGGCAGCGACCGCTCGGCCGCCGCTCTGGTCACCGACCTCCAGGACATGGCCCAGATCGTCGGCTCGCCCGTCCGGGCCCAGACCGCCCAGCCCGCCGACATGCGCGGCTGCGCGGCCGTGGTCGTCGCCCCCCGGGCGAAGTTCACCAACACCGCGACCGCCGACGTCCGGATGGCCGGTCTTGAGGCCAACGCCCCGCTGATCGCCGCCCTGGCCCGCTCCCTGACCGGGTACGAGGGGACGGCCGTGGTCGTCACCAACCCCGTCGACCCGCTGACGTGGCTGTTCGCCCGCGCCTCCGGCGCGGCCCGCGTGTACGGGGTCGGCTCCGCCACCGACACCGCCCGCTACCGCCTCGCGCTGGCCGCCGAACTTGCCGTCCCCGTCGGGAGCGTGAGCGGGCATGTGATCGGTGAGCACGGCGACGCCGCCGTTCTGTGCACCTCCACCACCCGCGTCGACGGCCACCACGTTCGTGTCCCTGTCCGGGCCGTACGGGCCGAGCTTGGCGCCCGCCCGCGCCGCATCAACGCCGGGATCGGTCGGGGCCGCTGCGGTCCGGCCGGCGCTGTGCTCCACGCCCTCACCCACGCCCTGGGCCTTAAGGACGGGCCGGTCGAGCTGTCCGTGGACCACGACGGCGCCCAGCTCGGCCTGCCCGTCCACTTCACCGCCGGACGCCCGGCCGTCCGCCTGCCCCGCCTGGACCCGGCCGAACGGCGTCTCCTCGCCGCCGCCGACCACAAGATCCACCTCGCGTGCAAGACGATCTCCCACCACTTCGAAGGAGCCCGATGA